The proteins below come from a single Desulfitobacterium metallireducens DSM 15288 genomic window:
- the menE gene encoding o-succinylbenzoate--CoA ligase: MNWLNQQALQNPNKKFLNELTFKEVDQRVTDLAGRLYRFVKDEQRVALYANNSEGMAVFYLALQALQIEVLMLNTHLTQEEISQKLKKLKIKRVFSQDDPFILSQRLGESRVFFTFAEVLQSEIAENVKCADEYNPEQIAVIMDTSATSGEYKSVPLRWKQFYSHVQASQQRLGVTEEDNWLLVLPMYHVSGLTILMRSLYNGTRITLMEKFDEEKTLKLIASGTINMLSLVPTLFMRIVDRIHQHHLRMVLVSGEFIPKPLVETCLAQNIPIYKSYGMTETTSQSTTFCVLEHPDKLESVGLPLPGVTIRIDNPDEEGIGEVLIQSPMLMDGYLGKEPLSGVINTQDIGYLDQEGYLYILDRRKNIIISGGENIYPQEIENVLYANPAVSECAIVGMKDEKWGQVPVLFVVSSLDDESILNYLTQKIAKYKLPKRIFHLDELPKNATGKILKKNLVEKYNVD, translated from the coding sequence GTGAACTGGCTTAATCAGCAAGCCCTTCAAAACCCAAATAAGAAGTTTCTGAATGAGCTGACCTTTAAAGAAGTGGATCAACGCGTAACCGACCTGGCAGGCCGCTTATATCGATTTGTAAAAGATGAACAGAGGGTCGCTCTTTATGCGAATAACTCTGAGGGAATGGCTGTCTTTTACCTAGCCTTGCAAGCGTTGCAAATCGAAGTGCTGATGCTGAATACCCACTTAACTCAGGAGGAAATCTCCCAAAAATTAAAGAAATTGAAGATCAAACGTGTTTTTTCTCAAGATGATCCGTTTATTTTATCGCAAAGACTCGGCGAAAGCCGGGTTTTCTTTACCTTTGCTGAAGTTCTCCAAAGTGAGATTGCTGAAAATGTTAAGTGTGCTGATGAATATAATCCAGAACAAATTGCGGTTATTATGGATACCAGTGCAACCAGCGGTGAATATAAGTCGGTACCTCTGCGTTGGAAGCAGTTTTATTCACATGTTCAAGCCTCTCAACAAAGACTTGGGGTCACTGAAGAGGATAACTGGTTGTTAGTCCTTCCAATGTACCATGTTAGCGGATTAACGATTCTTATGCGCAGTTTGTATAATGGGACTCGCATTACGTTAATGGAAAAATTTGATGAGGAAAAAACTTTAAAATTAATTGCAAGTGGGACGATTAATATGTTATCGCTCGTCCCCACCCTGTTCATGAGAATTGTCGACCGAATCCATCAGCATCATTTGCGGATGGTCCTGGTGAGTGGTGAGTTTATTCCCAAACCGTTGGTGGAAACGTGCTTAGCTCAAAATATCCCAATCTACAAAAGCTATGGGATGACCGAGACCACCAGTCAGTCAACCACGTTTTGCGTCTTAGAGCATCCGGATAAGCTGGAATCTGTAGGATTACCCTTGCCGGGAGTTACGATTCGCATCGATAATCCAGATGAAGAGGGAATTGGTGAAGTTTTAATCCAAAGTCCGATGCTCATGGATGGCTATCTTGGGAAAGAACCGCTTTCGGGTGTTATCAATACTCAAGATATTGGATATCTCGATCAAGAGGGTTATCTTTATATCCTGGATCGTCGAAAAAATATCATTATCTCCGGGGGCGAAAATATTTATCCTCAGGAAATTGAGAATGTTCTCTATGCAAACCCTGCTGTATCAGAGTGTGCCATCGTGGGGATGAAAGACGAAAAATGGGGTCAAGTCCCTGTCCTATTTGTTGTTTCATCTTTGGATGATGAGAGCATCCTCAACTATCTGACCCAAAAAATCGCTAAATATAAGCTTCCGAAAAGAATATTTCACTTAGATGAACTTCCCAAAAATGCAACCGGTAAAATACTGAAAAAGAATTTGGTTGAAAAGTACAATGTGGATTAA
- the menB gene encoding 1,4-dihydroxy-2-naphthoyl-CoA synthase produces the protein MNFPWKQLNRNYEDIRYEIYDGIAKITINRPEVRNAFRPKTIMELMDAFTVAREDRQIGVIILTGANHGQGQDKEAFCSGGDQRVRGNGGYVGDDQIPRLNVLDLQHLIRIIPKPVIAMVNGFAIGGGHVLHIVCDLSIASENAKFGQTGPKVGSFDAGYGAGYLARIVGHKKAREIWYLCRQYTAQEALEMGLVNTVVPFEQLEEETVKWAKEILQHSPTALRFLKASFNADTDGLAGLQQFAGDATLLYYTSEEAKEGRDAYLEKRKPDFEQFPKFP, from the coding sequence GTGAATTTTCCATGGAAACAATTAAACCGTAATTATGAGGATATTCGTTATGAGATTTATGATGGGATTGCAAAAATCACAATTAACCGACCAGAAGTTCGTAATGCTTTCCGACCGAAAACGATCATGGAATTGATGGATGCCTTTACGGTAGCCCGTGAAGATCGTCAAATTGGTGTCATTATTTTAACGGGAGCAAATCATGGTCAAGGACAAGATAAGGAAGCGTTCTGTTCTGGAGGAGATCAAAGAGTTCGCGGAAATGGCGGGTATGTCGGAGACGATCAGATTCCTCGGCTCAATGTTTTAGACTTACAACATTTAATCCGCATTATTCCTAAACCAGTCATTGCTATGGTTAATGGCTTTGCTATAGGCGGAGGGCATGTCTTACATATTGTTTGTGATTTATCCATTGCTTCGGAAAATGCTAAATTCGGCCAAACAGGACCTAAAGTGGGCTCTTTTGACGCGGGTTATGGCGCTGGGTATTTAGCTCGCATCGTTGGACATAAAAAAGCGCGGGAGATTTGGTATTTATGCCGTCAATATACGGCGCAAGAAGCGTTAGAGATGGGATTAGTTAATACCGTAGTTCCCTTTGAGCAATTGGAAGAAGAAACGGTCAAATGGGCAAAAGAAATTCTACAACATTCCCCGACAGCCTTACGTTTCCTGAAAGCCTCGTTTAATGCAGATACGGATGGCTTAGCCGGCCTGCAACAATTCGCCGGAGATGCGACACTGCTCTATTATACAAGCGAAGAAGCGAAAGAGGGACGAGACGCCTATTTAGAGAAACGCAAGCCTGATTTCGAACAGTTTCCGAAGTTCCCGTGA
- the menH gene encoding 2-succinyl-6-hydroxy-2,4-cyclohexadiene-1-carboxylate synthase produces the protein MLIDVENVHYSVGVRGTGQPVICIHGFAENSNTWELIQLDNCQMVLVDLIGHGNSEKPYSLEPYHLSVILHHLHELIHHLGFERYSLLGYSMGGRIALGYALAYPQEVSRLILESSSYGLCDDQERADRRKHDAWLADSIQENGIEWFNTYWSSLSLFASQIHVSPDIRQKISERRLQNEPYALANILLGTGQGIFPCLKPQVSDLSMPVLYINGEYDEKYRKIGQEFTRLSPRIKREIMLGVGHNTHIENPQGFTDIVKSFLERGPAT, from the coding sequence ATGTTAATTGACGTTGAGAACGTTCACTATTCTGTGGGCGTTAGAGGTACGGGTCAACCTGTCATTTGTATTCACGGCTTTGCTGAAAACTCAAATACCTGGGAATTGATTCAACTGGATAACTGCCAAATGGTTCTCGTGGATTTGATCGGACATGGGAATAGCGAAAAACCGTATTCCCTTGAGCCTTATCATTTATCCGTTATCCTTCATCATCTCCATGAACTTATACACCACTTAGGTTTTGAACGATATTCCTTACTCGGCTATTCAATGGGGGGGCGCATTGCCTTAGGTTATGCCTTAGCCTATCCTCAGGAAGTTAGCCGACTGATTCTTGAGAGTTCATCGTATGGCCTTTGTGATGATCAAGAAAGAGCTGATCGTCGCAAACATGATGCTTGGCTTGCTGATTCAATCCAGGAAAACGGGATTGAGTGGTTTAATACCTATTGGTCGAGTCTCAGTCTTTTTGCTTCGCAAATCCATGTGTCTCCGGATATTCGTCAAAAGATAAGCGAAAGACGTCTGCAAAATGAACCCTATGCATTAGCCAATATCTTATTGGGAACGGGACAAGGAATATTTCCTTGCTTGAAACCTCAAGTTTCAGATTTATCCATGCCTGTTCTCTATATCAATGGTGAATATGATGAGAAATACCGAAAAATAGGTCAGGAGTTCACCCGATTATCCCCTAGAATTAAGAGAGAAATTATGTTGGGTGTTGGACATAATACGCATATTGAAAATCCTCAAGGTTTTACGGATATCGTAAAATCGTTTCTAGAGAGAGGACCTGCTACTTAA
- the menD gene encoding 2-succinyl-5-enolpyruvyl-6-hydroxy-3-cyclohexene-1-carboxylic-acid synthase — protein MTNYIAALVDELYQLGVREVVISPGSRSTPLSVLFYEHDFETFISIDERSAGFFALGIAKEKERPVVLICSSGSAVTHYFPAIVEAKHSKVPLIILTADRPPELRQVGAPQTIDQIKIYHDYVKYFEELALPEETESMYRYVRTVMRKAYMSSMSEEYGVAHINVPLREPLSPDLDKLNFSSGRLKYPFEWIKNESQLTMDGTAFQNKKGIIICGGDAYANYHHEVLELAERLKTPVLADPISNFRNYDHELIIDSYDAFLKNDDLKKELKPEFIIHFGQTPVSKRLQQFLAMHQDVLYFQVGESFQYRAPSLSINRYIISQPQAFAQSIDVQNTHEEYLRQWQHYQKEMRQRLNQAREEVGLFEGKLVQKIQDMLPEESRFAVANSMAIRDVDYFWESRQHSLKMLCNRGANGIDGTVSTALGISTSQHPTVLLTGDLAFFHDLNGLLIGKNNSLNLTIVVVNNDGGAIFKYLPQSKNKHFEYLFMTPHGMDFSGLKALYNLTYYEPADYEAFEHDFQEALTLDGIKVLNVRIDAELSKSLHDLYTNL, from the coding sequence ATGACAAATTATATTGCTGCGTTAGTCGATGAACTATATCAGTTGGGCGTACGTGAAGTTGTGATTAGCCCTGGATCACGCTCAACTCCATTATCTGTATTATTTTACGAACACGACTTCGAGACCTTTATTAGTATTGATGAACGATCGGCAGGATTTTTTGCGTTAGGAATAGCCAAGGAGAAAGAACGACCTGTTGTTTTAATTTGTTCTTCAGGTTCTGCCGTGACCCATTATTTCCCGGCAATTGTTGAAGCAAAGCATTCAAAAGTGCCCTTAATCATCTTAACCGCGGATCGTCCCCCTGAATTACGCCAAGTGGGGGCTCCTCAAACCATTGATCAAATTAAAATTTACCATGATTACGTTAAATATTTTGAAGAATTAGCTCTACCTGAAGAGACAGAGAGCATGTATCGATATGTTCGTACAGTGATGCGAAAGGCTTATATGAGTTCAATGTCAGAAGAATATGGCGTAGCGCATATCAATGTACCTTTACGTGAACCCTTGAGTCCGGATTTAGATAAGCTAAATTTTAGCTCAGGACGTTTAAAATACCCCTTTGAATGGATAAAAAATGAAAGTCAGTTGACGATGGATGGTACGGCTTTCCAGAATAAAAAAGGGATCATTATTTGTGGTGGCGATGCCTATGCGAATTATCATCATGAAGTATTGGAATTGGCAGAACGCTTAAAAACGCCCGTATTAGCAGACCCCATTTCTAACTTTCGTAATTACGATCATGAGCTGATTATTGACAGCTATGACGCCTTCCTTAAAAATGATGATCTTAAAAAAGAGCTTAAACCTGAATTCATCATTCACTTTGGACAAACACCGGTATCAAAACGTTTGCAACAGTTTTTAGCGATGCACCAAGATGTCTTGTATTTTCAAGTTGGGGAGTCTTTTCAATACCGTGCTCCGTCTTTATCTATTAATCGCTATATCATTTCACAACCCCAGGCTTTTGCCCAATCTATTGATGTCCAAAATACCCACGAGGAATACTTGCGTCAGTGGCAACATTATCAGAAAGAAATGCGCCAACGATTAAATCAGGCGCGTGAAGAAGTGGGGCTATTTGAAGGAAAGCTTGTTCAAAAGATACAAGATATGCTCCCTGAAGAAAGTCGTTTTGCGGTTGCCAATAGTATGGCGATCCGTGATGTCGATTACTTTTGGGAATCACGCCAGCATTCTCTTAAGATGTTATGCAATCGTGGTGCTAATGGTATAGATGGAACGGTTTCAACCGCTTTGGGGATTTCGACGAGTCAGCATCCCACAGTATTGTTGACCGGTGATTTGGCCTTTTTCCATGATTTAAATGGTCTGCTCATTGGGAAAAACAACTCACTGAATTTAACTATAGTTGTGGTGAATAATGATGGGGGAGCGATTTTCAAATATTTACCGCAGAGCAAGAATAAGCATTTCGAGTACTTATTTATGACTCCGCACGGAATGGATTTCTCCGGGTTGAAAGCTTTGTATAATTTAACGTACTATGAACCTGCAGATTATGAGGCCTTTGAGCATGATTTTCAGGAGGCTTTAACTTTAGATGGAATTAAGGTATTGAATGTTCGTATTGATGCTGAACTAAGTAAAAGTTTGCATGACTTATATACAAATCTGTAG
- a CDS encoding isochorismate synthase, with translation MIYQQKETHLKSPLSFWQNFEHEERVLFYNPLENELIIGAKRLKTFKTGESYIHFPYVFSTRTFFPTLKDQKWSGLGNETIAFEFYFVEKNGKQILYYAQDDFDIQEREFTPQTHVYKMLADDYEDWQELFYNVKQEIASGKVKKVVISREITIECETTVSIESMVKNLLEKNPSSFAFAYFKDGKTFLGATPEILVQKKQEEIMSYALAGTISRGDKEHDEEQKTALLNDPKNCHEHQIVKDYIAKVMTSFCDDVSVGATTILTLKNIHHLQTIIKAKPKENSSLTDWVFRLHPTPALGGYPVQGALDIIERCEKHERGLYAAPIGMMNEQGDGIFVAGIRSALIDGNRVYAYAGCGIVKDSECEEEYLETSNKVKTIVESL, from the coding sequence TTGATTTATCAACAGAAAGAAACTCATTTAAAGAGTCCGCTCTCATTTTGGCAGAACTTTGAGCATGAAGAACGTGTTTTGTTCTATAATCCTCTTGAAAATGAGCTTATCATCGGAGCAAAACGCTTAAAAACCTTTAAGACAGGGGAAAGCTATATTCACTTTCCTTATGTATTCTCCACGAGGACCTTCTTTCCAACTCTTAAGGATCAAAAATGGAGCGGGTTGGGCAATGAAACAATTGCCTTTGAGTTCTATTTTGTGGAAAAGAACGGGAAACAAATTCTATATTACGCACAAGATGACTTCGATATTCAGGAAAGAGAGTTCACACCACAGACTCACGTTTACAAAATGCTCGCCGATGATTACGAAGACTGGCAAGAATTATTTTACAACGTAAAGCAAGAAATTGCATCGGGAAAGGTCAAAAAGGTTGTAATTTCACGAGAAATAACTATTGAGTGTGAGACAACCGTCTCAATTGAAAGCATGGTAAAAAATCTTCTGGAGAAAAATCCAAGCTCTTTTGCTTTCGCTTATTTCAAAGACGGTAAAACATTTCTAGGAGCGACTCCGGAGATTCTCGTACAAAAGAAACAAGAAGAGATTATGAGCTATGCTTTGGCTGGAACAATTTCACGCGGTGATAAGGAACATGATGAAGAGCAAAAAACTGCGCTCCTTAATGACCCCAAAAACTGCCATGAGCACCAAATTGTCAAGGATTACATCGCCAAGGTGATGACTTCGTTTTGTGACGACGTAAGTGTCGGCGCGACGACAATTTTAACCCTTAAAAATATACATCATTTACAAACCATTATTAAAGCAAAACCTAAGGAAAACAGCTCATTAACGGATTGGGTATTTCGATTGCACCCGACACCAGCCTTAGGAGGATATCCTGTACAGGGCGCGTTAGACATCATTGAACGCTGTGAAAAGCATGAGAGAGGATTATACGCCGCACCGATCGGGATGATGAATGAGCAAGGAGACGGCATATTTGTGGCAGGAATACGATCGGCACTCATTGATGGAAACCGGGTTTATGCCTATGCAGGCTGTGGTATTGTGAAAGACTCCGAGTGTGAAGAAGAATATTTGGAGACGAGTAATAAAGTGAAAACGATTGTGGAGAGTTTATAA
- a CDS encoding c-type cytochrome, whose amino-acid sequence MKSKQIITAIGLASILFVVGCNKSQPSQPTQPAPQQPPQTTQTPPTTNQSATTQVSGAALYTANCAGCHGTTGAGGSSGPAINTDEFINNSARVQDVIKKGKGSMPSFSAKINDDQNKAIGDFVAGLKK is encoded by the coding sequence ATGAAAAGTAAACAAATCATTACTGCCATAGGCCTTGCAAGTATCCTATTCGTCGTTGGTTGTAACAAATCTCAGCCTAGCCAACCAACTCAGCCCGCTCCTCAACAACCACCACAAACGACACAAACACCACCCACGACGAATCAATCAGCTACAACACAAGTTAGCGGAGCTGCACTATATACTGCAAATTGTGCCGGGTGTCACGGTACCACAGGTGCTGGCGGATCGAGCGGGCCAGCCATTAACACTGATGAGTTTATAAACAACTCTGCCCGAGTTCAAGATGTGATTAAAAAGGGAAAAGGCAGTATGCCTAGTTTCTCTGCTAAAATAAATGATGACCAAAATAAAGCTATTGGTGACTTTGTGGCTGGATTGAAAAAATAA
- a CDS encoding Rne/Rng family ribonuclease, which translates to MKEIILQGQAQQMRAAVLEDGELVEVHEEEGAFSHLVGNIYRGRVENVLPGMQAAFVDIGLEKNAFLYVADAVPPSLDEEAKSKINPLPRVEQVLKPRQELLVQITKEPVGTKGARITTNITIPGRSTVLMPNTDYIGVSRRISDEEERTRLRETAKSICPQGMGVIIRTLAEKVEGKELEEDLKELIDLWHQITEKMPHVSVPGLVHEDVDLLSRMLREWVDGKVEALTVNQAGVAEGLRKTLSKLGHPAANHVHLVYKDNLFDDYGVDEEIRKALRPKVWLKSGGYLVIQQTEALTVIDVNTGKYVGKSSLEHTVLHTNCEAAEEIGRQLRLRNYGGIIIIDFIDMILEEDQKEVLATLEKACSQDKIKCQIMGLTQLGLVEMTRKKVGQTLAVRYSKPCSNCDGLGWTLK; encoded by the coding sequence TTGAAAGAGATTATTCTGCAAGGACAGGCTCAGCAAATGCGAGCTGCTGTATTAGAAGATGGTGAGCTTGTCGAAGTGCATGAAGAAGAAGGAGCCTTTTCTCATCTGGTCGGGAATATCTATCGTGGCCGAGTGGAAAATGTTCTTCCCGGTATGCAAGCGGCTTTTGTCGACATTGGCTTAGAGAAAAATGCGTTCCTCTATGTTGCAGATGCAGTGCCTCCGAGCCTAGATGAAGAAGCCAAATCGAAGATAAATCCTTTGCCAAGGGTAGAGCAGGTTTTGAAACCGCGTCAGGAGCTTTTGGTTCAGATCACCAAAGAACCGGTGGGCACCAAAGGGGCTCGCATCACGACAAATATTACGATTCCTGGACGCTCTACTGTTTTGATGCCTAATACAGACTATATTGGAGTGTCGCGACGAATTAGCGATGAGGAAGAGCGGACTCGCCTAAGAGAAACAGCAAAAAGCATCTGCCCTCAAGGGATGGGTGTGATCATTCGGACGCTCGCCGAAAAAGTTGAAGGCAAAGAACTTGAAGAAGATCTGAAAGAACTGATCGACCTCTGGCATCAAATTACTGAGAAAATGCCCCATGTTTCGGTTCCGGGGCTTGTTCACGAAGATGTGGATTTATTATCCCGCATGCTTCGCGAATGGGTGGATGGAAAAGTAGAAGCGCTTACGGTTAATCAGGCTGGAGTTGCTGAAGGCTTGCGAAAGACGCTTAGTAAGCTTGGACATCCTGCAGCAAATCACGTGCATTTGGTTTACAAGGATAATCTTTTTGATGATTATGGTGTAGATGAGGAGATCCGCAAAGCTCTGCGCCCTAAGGTCTGGCTGAAAAGTGGGGGCTATTTAGTCATCCAACAGACGGAAGCTTTAACGGTAATTGATGTTAATACGGGTAAATACGTGGGAAAAAGTTCCCTCGAACATACCGTTTTGCATACGAATTGCGAAGCGGCTGAAGAAATTGGTCGGCAACTGCGCTTGCGCAATTATGGCGGAATTATCATTATCGATTTTATTGATATGATTTTAGAAGAAGATCAGAAAGAGGTCCTTGCGACTCTTGAAAAAGCGTGTTCTCAAGATAAGATTAAGTGTCAAATCATGGGCTTGACGCAACTCGGTCTAGTGGAGATGACCCGCAAAAAAGTGGGACAGACTCTTGCCGTGCGTTATAGCAAACCCTGTTCAAACTGTGACGGTCTAGGGTGGACTCTAAAGTGA
- a CDS encoding TIGR03936 family radical SAM-associated protein, whose amino-acid sequence MSALRVRIAFTKVEEAKYIAHLDLARVFERSLRRAGIRMAYSEGFNPHPKISFGSALAVGVEGEREYLDIEVAQDLRLKEILGRLQEQLPTGIRLLEGQIISLGTKALMAVLNAASYRITVAMGLPVTEERLQEAIDSWLARNEIQYLRFSKKGQVEKDIRPWVKQLEGHIEGDEAIFELEVEVGNQGSVRPEEVIGSLCDLEKLPLDLDILRTKRTGIYVSYEGQKFSPMEHEAFGK is encoded by the coding sequence GTGAGTGCCTTGCGGGTAAGAATCGCCTTTACTAAAGTAGAAGAAGCTAAATATATTGCCCATTTAGATTTAGCACGAGTGTTTGAACGCTCGTTGCGTAGGGCTGGAATTCGGATGGCCTATTCTGAGGGATTTAATCCTCATCCGAAGATCTCCTTTGGCTCGGCCTTGGCCGTTGGCGTCGAAGGGGAACGGGAGTATCTTGATATCGAAGTGGCTCAGGATTTAAGACTTAAGGAAATTTTGGGACGCCTTCAGGAACAACTGCCTACGGGAATTCGTCTTTTAGAAGGTCAGATCATTTCTTTAGGAACGAAAGCCTTAATGGCTGTTTTGAATGCTGCGAGTTATCGAATCACGGTAGCTATGGGCTTGCCTGTGACCGAGGAACGGTTGCAAGAAGCCATTGATTCCTGGTTAGCGCGAAATGAAATCCAATATTTACGATTTAGTAAAAAGGGACAGGTTGAAAAAGATATTCGTCCCTGGGTTAAACAATTAGAGGGTCATATCGAGGGCGATGAGGCTATTTTCGAACTGGAAGTTGAAGTGGGAAATCAAGGGAGTGTGCGTCCTGAAGAAGTGATTGGGAGCCTTTGTGATTTAGAAAAGCTTCCTCTCGATTTGGATATTCTAAGAACTAAACGGACGGGAATCTATGTGAGTTATGAGGGGCAGAAGTTTTCCCCGATGGAACATGAGGCCTTTGGGAAGTGA
- a CDS encoding TIGR03960 family B12-binding radical SAM protein, with translation MGDMTAAEIRKQVERFLPKVQKPSRYLGSEWNSIHKDWEETAVHMAFAFPDVYEVGMSHLGTRILYALINSNENALCERVFAPWIDMEEKLREKKIPLYTLESFRPLGDFDIIGFTLQYEMSYSNLLNMLDLAGIPLRAKDRGPEHPWIIAGGPCAYTPEPLAPFIDFFMLGDGEETVPELLQLLKEQKENPVSREEFLFKAAKIQGVYVPEFYEVQYKSDGRIEKIIADPRAPKVVEKAIVQNLDQAFFPTNPIVPYMGIVHDRMMLEVMRGCSRGCRFCQAGMVYRPVRERSQETLLRQTEELVKSTGYEEIALTSLSTGDYSCVQPLIHGILEKFNDEKVSVSLPSLRLDSFDVGLAQEVQKVRKSGLTFAPEAGTQRLRDVINKGVTEEDLMKAAESAFRGGWSTIKLYFMIGLPTENQEDIDGIATLAKKVADLGTKLGRRNVKVTVSTSSFVPKGHTPFQWEPQEGMASLQQKQRYLREKLKDRRIKYNYHDVDTSFLEAVFAKGDRRLADSLEWAFKNGCKFDGWAEHFKYETWIESFKVFGLDPHFYANRVTDYDDVLPWDHLESGVTKRFLMEEHRRALQEARTLDCRHDDCTGCGICPGRGVQIDLKG, from the coding sequence ATGGGTGACATGACAGCGGCAGAAATACGTAAGCAGGTTGAACGTTTCCTGCCCAAAGTTCAAAAGCCGAGCCGATATTTAGGTTCTGAGTGGAATTCAATTCACAAAGACTGGGAAGAAACTGCGGTGCATATGGCTTTTGCCTTCCCTGATGTTTATGAAGTTGGAATGTCTCATTTAGGCACTCGTATTCTTTACGCACTTATTAATTCAAACGAAAATGCGCTCTGTGAACGGGTTTTCGCTCCCTGGATAGACATGGAGGAGAAACTGCGGGAGAAGAAAATTCCGCTCTATACGTTAGAGTCCTTCCGGCCACTCGGAGATTTCGATATTATCGGATTCACGTTGCAATATGAGATGAGTTATTCGAACCTATTGAACATGCTTGATCTTGCAGGAATTCCGCTCCGAGCGAAGGATCGCGGCCCAGAACATCCATGGATTATTGCGGGCGGGCCTTGTGCTTACACTCCAGAACCGTTAGCTCCCTTTATCGACTTTTTTATGCTGGGCGACGGGGAGGAGACGGTACCTGAGCTTCTTCAACTCCTCAAGGAGCAAAAGGAAAATCCAGTTTCCCGTGAAGAGTTCCTTTTTAAGGCCGCTAAAATCCAAGGGGTTTATGTCCCGGAATTTTATGAAGTTCAGTATAAATCAGATGGACGAATTGAAAAGATTATCGCCGATCCAAGAGCCCCCAAAGTGGTCGAAAAGGCGATTGTTCAGAATCTTGATCAAGCCTTTTTCCCAACGAATCCGATCGTACCTTATATGGGAATTGTTCATGACCGAATGATGCTGGAAGTCATGAGAGGTTGTTCAAGAGGTTGCCGTTTCTGTCAAGCCGGGATGGTTTATCGACCGGTGCGGGAACGTTCTCAGGAAACTCTTTTACGGCAAACGGAAGAACTGGTGAAATCGACAGGGTATGAGGAGATTGCACTGACTTCTCTTTCAACAGGAGATTATTCTTGCGTTCAGCCTTTGATTCATGGGATTCTTGAAAAATTTAATGACGAAAAAGTAAGCGTTTCTTTACCTTCACTAAGACTCGATTCCTTCGATGTGGGACTCGCTCAAGAAGTACAAAAAGTCCGCAAGTCGGGGTTAACGTTTGCTCCAGAAGCTGGGACCCAACGCCTTCGCGATGTGATCAACAAAGGGGTTACTGAGGAGGACTTGATGAAAGCTGCAGAATCCGCGTTTAGAGGGGGCTGGTCTACGATTAAGCTCTACTTTATGATCGGATTACCGACGGAGAATCAGGAAGACATCGATGGAATTGCTACGCTTGCTAAGAAGGTTGCTGATCTGGGGACCAAACTGGGGAGACGAAATGTTAAGGTGACGGTTTCAACCAGTTCCTTTGTACCTAAAGGCCATACTCCGTTCCAATGGGAACCTCAAGAAGGAATGGCTTCCCTTCAGCAAAAACAAAGATATCTCCGGGAGAAGCTTAAGGATCGGCGCATAAAATATAATTACCATGATGTCGACACGAGTTTTTTGGAAGCCGTTTTTGCTAAAGGAGACCGCCGTCTCGCTGATTCCCTGGAGTGGGCGTTTAAAAATGGGTGCAAGTTCGATGGTTGGGCTGAGCATTTTAAATATGAAACTTGGATAGAGAGCTTTAAAGTCTTCGGTTTAGATCCTCACTTTTATGCTAACCGAGTCACCGATTATGATGATGTACTTCCATGGGACCATCTGGAAAGTGGGGTAACCAAGCGGTTCTTAATGGAAGAACATCGAAGGGCTTTGCAGGAAGCCAGAACCTTAGATTGTAGACATGACGATTGCACCGGGTGCGGAATTTGCCCGGGCAGAGGGGTACAGATTGATTTGAAAGGGTGA